The following coding sequences lie in one Maribacter forsetii DSM 18668 genomic window:
- a CDS encoding T9SS type B sorting domain-containing protein, with product MRTLLCSICCLFLFYWNVTAQNSADCRTAIPVCADQPIMGLAGGTGDVDDFDPDVILQTGCLEKGSLSSANIEFNTSWFVFRAGTGGQVGFDIEALPSTGSTPTAEWDFAVYGPDVDCADISNGTAQPIRCNYEVNDTNFTGLGVNPESGEEGRASLTGSQNTYDEYLDVLPGEIYYILINNFADNFTEDPEPFMLTFTGSSVNADADTALDCDFRDEFLGLDIVACEGDDPITLSAMSSPAGDAIDRVEWEVDYDDDGVIDDYPAGSGDFDAELVIISPNTGRYFATVYTNASSGGPLTYRDDSGVLVTFYGTPIRDRIEILETNLSVDPDQNNIEIFVEGDGDFQYAINDGDFQDSPVFYDVPAGENSVIIRDNNNDCGTSEPYQFLVVGYPKFFTPNGDGINDTWNIKGIETLSNPAVFIFDRYGKLLKQLGPTDTWDGNFNGQQMPSTDYWFRFEYGEMEDDLLVAKTRKTHFTLKR from the coding sequence ATGAGAACACTTCTTTGTTCTATATGTTGTTTGTTTCTTTTCTATTGGAATGTAACTGCACAGAATTCAGCCGATTGTAGAACGGCTATTCCTGTTTGTGCTGATCAACCTATAATGGGTTTGGCTGGCGGAACTGGTGATGTAGATGATTTTGACCCAGATGTAATACTACAAACTGGGTGTCTTGAAAAAGGAAGTCTTTCATCAGCAAATATCGAGTTTAATACTTCATGGTTTGTATTTAGAGCGGGTACGGGTGGTCAAGTTGGTTTTGATATTGAAGCTTTACCATCAACTGGATCAACACCTACAGCAGAGTGGGATTTTGCAGTCTATGGACCAGATGTGGATTGTGCGGATATTAGTAATGGTACGGCACAACCTATTCGTTGTAATTATGAAGTGAACGATACTAATTTTACAGGATTAGGAGTAAACCCTGAAAGTGGGGAAGAGGGTCGTGCATCTTTAACGGGTAGTCAGAATACTTATGATGAATATTTAGATGTTTTGCCTGGTGAAATTTATTACATTCTAATAAATAATTTTGCAGATAATTTTACGGAAGATCCTGAACCATTTATGTTAACCTTTACGGGTAGTTCTGTAAATGCTGATGCGGATACTGCTTTGGATTGTGATTTTCGTGATGAGTTTTTAGGACTGGATATTGTGGCTTGTGAAGGCGATGATCCAATAACGCTTAGTGCTATGAGTTCTCCTGCCGGTGATGCAATTGATAGGGTAGAATGGGAGGTTGATTATGATGATGATGGTGTAATTGATGATTACCCTGCTGGTTCAGGGGATTTTGATGCAGAATTAGTAATAATTAGTCCCAATACAGGACGTTATTTCGCTACGGTCTATACTAATGCGTCTTCTGGTGGTCCATTAACATATCGTGATGATAGTGGAGTGCTGGTTACTTTTTATGGTACTCCTATTAGAGATCGAATAGAAATATTGGAAACTAATCTTTCTGTTGATCCCGATCAAAATAATATAGAAATTTTTGTTGAAGGTGATGGGGATTTTCAATATGCTATTAATGATGGGGATTTTCAAGATAGTCCCGTTTTTTATGATGTTCCAGCTGGTGAAAATTCAGTAATAATAAGAGATAATAATAATGACTGTGGTACTTCAGAACCGTATCAATTTTTGGTAGTTGGATATCCTAAATTTTTTACTCCGAATGGAGATGGTATTAATGACACATGGAATATTAAAGGTATAGAAACTCTAAGTAATCCTGCAGTATTTATTTTTGATAGGTACGGTAAGTTGTTGAAACAATTAGGGCCTACGGATACTTGGGACGGTAATTTTAACGGACAGCAAATGCCATCTACAGATTATTGGTTCAGGTTTGAATATGGAGAAATGGAAGAT
- the folE gene encoding GTP cyclohydrolase I FolE, protein MKIEDTLEDQFDELGNDHISTSEDTPLRSDAFDLDDAEKIERIRDNVREIMLTLGLDLTDDSLKGTPNRVAKMYVNEIFGGLNPTKKPKASTFDNKYKYGEMLVEKNITLYSTCEHHLLPIVGRAHVAYISNGTVVGLSKMNRIVDYYAKRPQVQERLNIQIVRELQKALGTEDVACVIDAKHLCVNSRGIRDIDSSTVTAEYGGKFKEELVRREFLNYLNLDTHF, encoded by the coding sequence ATGAAAATTGAGGATACACTGGAAGATCAATTTGATGAATTAGGAAACGATCATATTTCTACATCAGAAGATACTCCATTACGTTCAGACGCCTTTGATCTGGACGATGCCGAAAAGATTGAACGCATTCGCGATAATGTACGCGAAATTATGCTTACGTTAGGTTTAGATTTAACCGATGATAGTTTAAAAGGAACTCCAAACAGAGTTGCTAAAATGTATGTAAACGAAATATTCGGAGGTTTAAACCCTACAAAAAAACCTAAAGCCTCTACTTTTGACAACAAGTACAAGTATGGGGAAATGTTGGTTGAAAAGAATATTACCCTTTACAGCACTTGCGAGCATCATTTGTTACCTATTGTAGGTCGTGCACATGTTGCCTATATTTCTAACGGTACTGTTGTAGGTCTTTCTAAAATGAACCGTATTGTTGATTACTACGCAAAACGCCCTCAAGTTCAAGAGCGTTTAAATATTCAAATTGTAAGGGAATTACAAAAAGCCTTAGGCACGGAAGATGTTGCTTGTGTTATAGATGCAAAACATCTTTGTGTAAATTCTAGAGGAATTCGCGATATTGACAGTAGCACCGTAACTGCAGAATATGGCGGTAAGTTTAAAGAAGAATTGGTACGCCGCGAGTTTTTAAATTATCTAAATCTAGACACCCACTTTTAA
- the cysS gene encoding cysteine--tRNA ligase — protein sequence MQLFENQEIKVYNSLTGKKEVFKPINEGYIGMYVCGPTVYSNVHLGNCRTFMSFDMIFRYFRHLGYKVRYVRNITDAGHLVDDAEDGEDKIAKKARLEKLEPMEVVQRYTVDFHNILEKFNFLPPSIEPTATGHIIEQIEIIKDILEKGFAYETNGSVYFDVAKFNQEHEYGKLSGRKLEDMIANTRDLAAQDDKHNPQDFALWKKAEPQHIMRWPSPWGDGFPGWHLECTAMSTKYLGETFDIHGGGMDLKFPHHECEIAQAEACNGQSPVNYWLHANMLTLNGRKMAKSTGNSILPGEIFSGENEILSKPFSPSMVRFFMMQAHYTSILDMSNDALLASEKGFNKLMEAINSLKSLNTGKTTYFDITAWKASCYAAMNDDFNSPILIAKLFDAVKHINLIKEGTESITAEDKLELESTLHGFVFDVLGLENKNSSDADTEKLGGVVELLIVLRKSARENKDFATSDQIRDQLAALGIQLKDGKEGTTYSL from the coding sequence ATGCAATTGTTCGAAAATCAGGAAATCAAAGTATATAATTCCTTAACCGGAAAAAAAGAAGTTTTCAAACCTATAAACGAAGGCTATATAGGCATGTATGTTTGTGGGCCAACCGTGTACAGCAATGTACATTTAGGAAACTGCCGAACTTTCATGTCTTTTGATATGATTTTTAGATACTTTAGACATCTTGGCTACAAAGTAAGATACGTACGTAATATTACAGATGCAGGTCATTTGGTAGATGATGCGGAAGATGGCGAAGATAAAATTGCGAAAAAAGCACGATTAGAAAAGTTGGAACCTATGGAAGTAGTACAGCGTTACACTGTAGATTTCCATAATATTTTAGAGAAATTTAATTTCTTACCCCCCAGTATAGAACCTACGGCAACCGGTCATATAATAGAGCAGATTGAAATTATCAAGGATATTCTTGAAAAAGGATTTGCTTATGAAACTAATGGCTCTGTATATTTTGATGTTGCCAAGTTTAACCAAGAACACGAATACGGTAAACTTAGTGGTCGTAAGCTTGAAGACATGATTGCCAATACCCGTGATCTTGCAGCTCAAGACGACAAGCATAATCCGCAAGATTTTGCTTTATGGAAAAAAGCAGAACCACAGCATATTATGCGTTGGCCATCGCCATGGGGCGACGGTTTCCCAGGATGGCATTTAGAATGTACTGCTATGAGTACAAAATACTTGGGCGAAACATTTGATATTCATGGAGGTGGAATGGACTTAAAATTTCCACACCACGAATGTGAAATTGCACAAGCAGAAGCTTGCAATGGTCAAAGTCCGGTAAACTATTGGTTACATGCCAATATGCTGACCTTGAACGGTAGAAAAATGGCAAAATCTACGGGTAATAGTATTTTACCGGGAGAAATATTTTCTGGTGAAAATGAAATTTTAAGTAAGCCTTTCTCGCCTTCAATGGTTCGTTTCTTTATGATGCAGGCACACTATACCAGCATTTTAGATATGAGTAATGATGCCTTATTGGCATCTGAAAAAGGGTTCAATAAGTTGATGGAAGCTATCAATTCCCTTAAATCATTAAATACTGGCAAGACTACCTATTTTGATATTACGGCTTGGAAAGCATCTTGCTATGCTGCCATGAACGATGATTTTAATTCACCAATACTAATTGCGAAATTATTTGATGCCGTTAAGCATATTAACCTCATTAAGGAAGGCACTGAATCTATTACCGCAGAAGATAAACTAGAATTAGAAAGCACTTTACATGGTTTCGTTTTTGATGTTTTAGGTTTAGAAAACAAAAATAGTTCTGATGCCGATACAGAAAAATTAGGTGGTGTTGTAGAGCTATTGATTGTATTACGTAAATCAGCTAGAGAAAACAAAGATTTTGCCACATCTGACCAAATACGTGATCAATTGGCGGCACTAGGTATTCAATTGAAAGACGGTAAAGAAGGTACAACGTATAGCCTTTAA
- a CDS encoding T9SS type B sorting domain-containing protein — translation MAKYVISTLLICFFGMFTCFAQVAADCANAVPICYNTPVNGGTNGFGIDDFNGATISGCITQGSGTIETNSAWYKFKIGEIGQLGFNIGHDSNEDWDFALYRTSDCTSLGDPVRCNYFDNSDDSSYIGVGEDPTGIDNIQYDDWLTVEPGEEYLLMINNFSNKNSGFSIQFSGNIFVEFPNSALDCDIIDNLLGPPVIACDNQTVVLDATTVDALDYEWYLDAGAGYQRIPGESDAELSIAVSGMYRVLVVRPLGNNLISETQVAYAPTPETFELEDETACLDGTAIDFNTKDTEALGGQSSMEFRVSYHESFEDAIDGANALSKEFIPTEVLQTIYVRTTSIENSMCFDASETFDVNGIELPVLDFETEVFICGEEPIVTIGQRIPDNDFTYEWSSGQTSSLITVAEPGVYTLSVTNREGLLQCITVRSVTVVFSSPPVISDITIEYEDDASNVVNVFLEENGDFEFQVDSDMPQSSGVFNNLFPGEHTITVRDANGCGSDTRDIVVVGFPKFFTPNGDNVNDTWKVDGLSALDNPVITIYDRYGKLLHQLFENSSGWDGSFNGIFLPESDYWFKLSYTNSLGEDTNASYINNHFALKR, via the coding sequence ATGGCCAAGTATGTAATATCTACTTTATTAATTTGCTTTTTTGGCATGTTCACTTGTTTTGCACAGGTAGCTGCTGATTGTGCAAATGCGGTTCCTATTTGCTATAATACACCTGTAAATGGCGGTACCAATGGTTTTGGAATCGATGATTTTAACGGAGCTACTATTTCTGGTTGTATTACGCAGGGCAGTGGTACTATAGAAACTAATTCTGCTTGGTACAAATTTAAAATTGGTGAAATTGGTCAATTAGGTTTTAATATAGGACATGATTCTAACGAAGATTGGGATTTTGCCTTATATAGAACAAGTGATTGTACTTCATTAGGAGATCCTGTTCGATGTAATTACTTTGATAATTCTGATGATAGTAGTTATATAGGTGTTGGTGAGGATCCTACAGGTATAGATAATATACAATATGATGATTGGTTAACTGTTGAACCAGGAGAAGAATATCTCTTGATGATAAATAACTTCAGTAATAAAAACTCCGGTTTTTCAATTCAGTTTTCAGGAAACATTTTTGTTGAGTTTCCAAATTCAGCTTTAGATTGTGATATTATAGACAATTTATTAGGTCCGCCGGTTATTGCTTGTGATAATCAAACCGTGGTTTTAGATGCAACTACTGTTGATGCTTTGGATTATGAGTGGTATTTAGATGCTGGTGCGGGTTACCAACGTATACCGGGCGAAAGTGATGCAGAACTTTCTATTGCGGTTTCAGGTATGTATCGTGTTTTAGTAGTTAGACCACTGGGAAATAATTTAATTAGTGAAACTCAAGTTGCTTATGCACCTACTCCTGAAACATTTGAATTAGAAGATGAAACTGCTTGTCTAGACGGTACGGCTATCGATTTTAATACAAAGGATACTGAAGCGTTAGGAGGGCAAAGTTCAATGGAGTTTCGGGTTTCTTATCATGAAAGCTTTGAAGATGCAATTGACGGTGCAAACGCACTTTCAAAAGAATTTATACCAACAGAAGTTTTGCAAACCATATATGTTAGAACGACATCAATAGAAAATTCTATGTGTTTTGATGCTTCTGAAACTTTTGATGTGAACGGAATTGAATTACCTGTTCTAGATTTTGAAACAGAGGTGTTTATTTGTGGAGAGGAACCAATTGTAACAATTGGGCAGCGAATTCCCGACAATGATTTTACGTATGAATGGAGCTCAGGTCAAACATCATCATTAATTACCGTTGCAGAGCCTGGTGTTTATACATTATCGGTAACGAACAGAGAAGGGTTGCTTCAATGTATTACCGTACGTTCTGTTACCGTGGTTTTTTCTAGTCCGCCTGTAATTTCAGATATTACCATAGAATATGAAGATGATGCTTCTAATGTGGTCAATGTGTTCTTGGAAGAAAATGGTGATTTTGAGTTTCAAGTTGATAGTGATATGCCACAGAGTAGTGGGGTATTCAATAATTTATTCCCTGGTGAGCATACTATCACTGTGCGCGATGCAAATGGTTGTGGATCGGATACTAGAGATATTGTCGTAGTCGGTTTTCCAAAATTCTTTACACCTAATGGAGATAATGTAAATGATACTTGGAAAGTGGATGGTTTGTCAGCTTTAGATAATCCTGTAATAACGATCTATGATCGCTATGGTAAATTATTGCATCAATTATTTGAGAATTCCAGTGGTTGGGACGGTTCTTTCAACGGTATATTTTTACCGGAATCTGACTATTGGTTCAAGCTTTCCTATACCAATTCTTTAGGTGAAGACACAAATGCATCTTATATCAATAATCACTTTGCTTTAAAGCGCTAA